In Eremothecium gossypii ATCC 10895 chromosome V, complete sequence, the genomic stretch CCACCATAATTGAGATCCGGAATGTTCCCTTCATCTCTAAGAATTTCCGTTTTAAGCTCTATCCTATCTTCTTGTTGTGCACGCTGACTCTGTCGCAGGTATTCTGGTACCACAATATTTCAGAATTGATCTCGATATGGACGACCTTTTTTACCTGCTGGCTGTACCTGCGCTTCTACCAGGTTCTCCCCTCTGCAGTTACGGGGAATGTTACCGCAGATCAGGTGGTCGGTGACGCGTCCGACACCTTCCAGCTCTTGTACTTCTTCCCGGACATAATCAAGCCCGTCCTGCGGCCTATTTTCGACAAGAGCTACAATCTTGCTATTGAGAAGTATCGCTGGAGAACGCCTTTTATGCCTAACGACATCGAATTAGGAAACTCCCTCACCGAATCAAGGGTAAAATCTGACATCACTGTTACTGAAGAGCGCAGGAAGCAGTTGGCGCTGCAGGTCCTGGAACAACGTATCAACAGTGATAAAGAGCAACCTCAGTAGTTTATGTCTATTCTAATATTTTTGTTCGTGGTTCCCCGCACGCTACCGGAATGAGTTTACAAGAAAAAACTAAACATTGAAAGTGATATTAGAAATGTATTTACAGAGTCATCTAAATATAGACTTACTGCTGCAACTCTTGCAGCGATATGATGGCAGACTTGGATGGGGCAGAAGgagcaacagcagcagacTCCTCCATGGCTTCCAGCTGAATCTCCAACGCTGTCTTCTTTGCACGCTTTGAACCGCCGCTTACAGTGCCAAGggcgcgcaggcgctggaTTTCCAAGTACAGAGGATGCTGCTCCTTCACAAGGTAACCGCGCTTGTTCATATCACTGTAGTAGTTGATGTCCTTCTTTTTGGTTGGCCTTGCGGGAAGCGGGATACGGCCGCGCTTTTCCAGGAACCAGTGGGGCGAGAGGTGTGCGCGAAGGCTCAACCTGTTGAAGTACCGCGCCGTGAacccgccgcccgccgcctcTATCGCCTTGATGGCTTCCGAGGAGGCCCTTGTGGCCTCGATCTGGATGGGGATGTTGAAGTTCTCCTTGCCGTTGGCCAGGATCTTCACGCCGTCCTTGAACGTGCCGGTGACCAGGCCAAAGTCTTTCATCTTCTTCATATCCAGGACCTCGCCCTCCTCTAGGGGCAGCCGGCCCTTCCTGTGGAACCACATGATGCGCTCCAGATTCAGCGTCCGAAGCTGTAACGAATGCACATTTGTGAAGCCAAGCTTGGGGAAAAGCTTGTAGATGGGTGTCTGACCACCTTCAAACCACGACTTGACGTGCCCACGCGCCTTCTGACCCTTCTGACCTCTCCCTGCCGTCTTACCCTTTCCGCTGGATGGACCGCGGCCGACCCGTTTGTATGTCTTTGTAGAGCCCTCGCTGGGACGCAAACTTCCCAAAAGCGACATGAAGCGAGCGGGCTGCTGGACAGGGCTGGACAGCCCCCGCAGTGAACCTAGTCGCACCGTAAGCAGCGAAAACATGCTCAGAAACTGGCAGTAGCGGGCTTGTTCCCTTGTTACAGGACTCTGAATTGGTACTGGTCTGGCCGAGGTCGCTCATCTCGAAAATTTTTTTGACAGCCACGCCCAGACAGAACGCACAGCTACAGGCAGCAAGCGAAATCTCGCTGCAGGCTCTTGGaacgcggcggcgcggcggcgcgggcggcgcaggcCCTGGGGTGGGGCGTCCGCGCGGCGTGCACGACAGGCCTGGCTCACGTGACTCGTCGCCGCGTGCGAGCGCAGCTCGCGTCTCCCGCCCCAGGCGTACTTAAACCAGCCCGGCCCGCCCACTGGGATCAGCGACTCAGCCGTCCGGCGCCACCTCTAGAATCCGCGGCGGAGCCGCCAGGAGCCGCCTCGGAAATGCCTGCAGGCATCCTGTGGCTGCTCGGGAAAAGGCCGTTCTATGTAGCTACGGCAGGCCCCCCTGCGCCTGCAGTTGCAGATAGGCCCCAGAGATTGCGGCGGGGGGGGGGGGCCTTCTTCGCACGCAGGCTGCGGAGACGAGAATGGACGAATGGCCTGGCCTGCGGACTGCGCGCCGAAACGCACAGTCTGAAACAAAGCCTGCTTGTGCGGGTCGCTGCAAATGCGTCTCAGCGGCTGCGAGCCCGAgcctccgccgccggcggctcGACCGGGCTGGGTCATGGGCTGCCGCCATCGCCAGTTAGGGGCACCCGGCTCGTCTGTCAGCGCGCGGCTGGAGACCCACAGCCAAAAAAATCACACCACAATTTCAGCGGGTCGCCGCACATATACCTGTCTCAGCGGCCGGCCGCTGCGGGACCAAATGTGTGCTTGCCTGCGGCAACCCAACAGTCGGCAGGCTCTCCCATGCTGATCTCCTGCGCATGCGGCGGTTTCGTAGTTGATAATGGTGCTCGAGCCAGACGTTGCTTCGTACTGCTGCACCCCTTACTGCAGCTGTGCTTGCGCGCAGTCCCCGAATGCGGCCCCATCACCCGAACGATGAACAACGGAGCGGCATATTAGCCTTCCGGAGCTCTGAAAATTCTCGATAGTATAAGTCCGCCACGTAATGAATTGACACAAAAAAAGGCAACGCCTTTAGGTAACGCCGTGCGGCGGTTCGGCGCCGACAGAGAGGCGCCAGTGCCTAATATCCGGGCTGCGCGTTCCGCTATAGAGCGGCGCCACTAGCGTCCCCAGTATGTAGCGAACTACCGGTGACGACAGACCCAGGACAATATTCGGAGAGAAATCACACCATTATTGTCAAGCCGCAAATCCCTGATCTAGTCGAGCGAGATCGGGCAGCTAGGCGTGGGCCGTATACGGCGTCACAGATACGCGGGGGCTACTGTATAGCAGCACAGTCGAGCGCGCCGACGGGTGCGGGCAGCTGACGGTTCCACTTTTTTGCCCCAGCTATGGGAAGCTCGGGCCCTCGCAAACGAGGTGCAGCGACAGATCGGACACGGCTCGAGGGATGCACGAAAGACCGAAATATTAGGCGGCTGTCGCAGCTTTCCGGTTTATCTCGAGTGGCAGTGGAAAGAATAGGAACTGCGCCCAAAAGAAAATGCCTTCAGTTACTTGAAGCCAGAATGTCACTTTGCATGCTATGCCAATAGAATGAACTGGACAACGCGGGTTCTCATTGTTTGTGGCCCGAACTACGGGGCGCACACGTACATGGGTATAAATCAATATGTATGTATGTACATCTATCACCTCACTGCGACACAATGGTATCTGCTTTACATTGTAGATCTAGGGTAGCCGTATGAAGGACAATGGCTTGTCGTAATTTTGTTCCGGTAGACTTGCTCCACTTGCTCCCCACCGGTCATACCACGCTGCTAGTTGCGTCATTGAGTAATGGTCGCCTCCATTGCTACCACTCATTTGCCGTCTGTTACACAGCGATGCGGTTTACTAGCTACGCTTTTTTTTCGTCCGCCAAGCATTTGGCATGAGGGCCCTTGAAAGAAGGCAGATAGACTGTCCAAAGAGCTATTGTCTTTCGAATCCTGATACTTAATGAAGCAGTCACCAGGCAATATATATGGATATGCCCTGGCATGATTTTTCCCATCCGCTACCTGTATGTTTCCCTCGCACAGTTTTCTGCACACGAGAACAGAGCCTTAGTTGCACTGGGATACTTGCAAGAGGAACACACTCTCGGAGTGGAGCCACAAATAGTGATGTTTCACGAACCCGTTTCCCACCCTCGCTCGGACTACGCTTTCAGCGATTCGGTCAAGCTA encodes the following:
- a CDS encoding uncharacterized protein (Syntenic homolog of Saccharomyces cerevisiae YOL107W); translation: MTLSNKYIEIPGPPPLSWQTIPTATRYLSFAYVLFTVALWSTRRTASSTVEDPQLVICPIVQLVPSQILKFPYSLLLSNLVDVELWKFVVDLLNLIIGGTYIESYWNSPQEMLKYTLMIGTATNLVMCLVTFVLSFFITSIRLEYPLDGNYTMLIGFAIVYKQLLPETTIIEIRNVPFISKNFRFKLYPIFLLCTLTLSQVFWYHNISELISIWTTFFTCWLYLRFYQVLPSAVTGNVTADQVVGDASDTFQLLYFFPDIIKPVLRPIFDKSYNLAIEKYRWRTPFMPNDIELGNSLTESRVKSDITVTEERRKQLALQVLEQRINSDKEQPQ
- the MRPL10 gene encoding mitochondrial 54S ribosomal protein uL15m (Syntenic homolog of Saccharomyces cerevisiae YNL284C (MRPL10)); protein product: MFSLLTVRLGSLRGLSSPVQQPARFMSLLGSLRPSEGSTKTYKRVGRGPSSGKGKTAGRGQKGQKARGHVKSWFEGGQTPIYKLFPKLGFTNVHSLQLRTLNLERIMWFHRKGRLPLEEGEVLDMKKMKDFGLVTGTFKDGVKILANGKENFNIPIQIEATRASSEAIKAIEAAGGGFTARYFNRLSLRAHLSPHWFLEKRGRIPLPARPTKKKDINYYSDMNKRGYLVKEQHPLYLEIQRLRALGTVSGGSKRAKKTALEIQLEAMEESAAVAPSAPSKSAIISLQELQQ